The DNA region CAAATTCTTTATCtcatcatttatatataaaaaatcttaactaaaaaaaaacaatataatacacattttagatttagatttatatatatatatatatatatatatatatgttttttaacaGAATAGTCCTAAGTTTTATTCTAAAACCGTGCAACGCAGTGGGCTTTAACTAGTATATATTAAAAgccaaaacttagagaaaatttaattaaatttcaattgaattctcaattttgcgccatgtgtcccatctagtttttaatttttgtgtcaaatgaattattgagtataaaaatagaagagtccAAATACAATTAGATtgtaaattggattttaattggagttcaatttagTGTCACGTGTccatctaattttaaaatttgtgtagtaagtaaattattgaatgcAAAAGTCGAAGAGTCTAGAACCCATTAAAtactaaatcatatatatatatatatatatatatatatataccaaatcATATTCTAGAAatgtatagtttaaaaaaaaactggtgtaagctaatatcatatataatttgaacattttctttaaaaaatgaataatatgaATAGTGTAAGTACCATTGTTTATAATTGTAGCCATATATATACAAGATGTTACATATTGGATTAATAAATAAGAGTACttcctcctcaaaaaaaaaaaaagaaaaaagaaaaaaaaaagagaactttaaataaataaaataattgaaaaatcaagaaattcGCAGGGTATTACAAGGAGCTCTCAGACAATGCTAACTTGAAAGAGCATTATGGTCTGATAGaccaatatgattttttttcgaAGGACATGACTTCAAGCTAGTCATGTTCATTTACCTTCCAGAgacttaaaattattaaatttttatagatATAGAATGCGTTTGGATCTGTGTTTCCCAAGTgcgtttgcatttttttttttttttaaggaccagagcttggtgcactgttcatgggatatgaacagtgcactaaggcatatgaacagtaaaaaaagagtgaacagtatttttttacatattaaaaatttattttgctacagtattcagttttcagtaataagttctatctaaacggATCTATAATTTTTGGGaggatgaaaatgaaatttgaaaaatgaaatatggaTGTGTGGCCCAGCCACAGCCCACAGGTACTGCCAAACTTCTTGTTTTCACAATGTGATTCATGAGGGGGGAGATTCTAACGCATAAGCTATGAATTATAGCTATAAATATGTGAGCACATAACCTCTTTCTCTCATACTTGCCTTGCCTTGAAAGACACTAAAGGTGTCACATTTTGACGCTAGCTAGCAAGGTCCCTTAGTATATTTGGTAGAGAGAAAATGTATGCTCAAGTTTCTGCGATAGCTGCCCCAACCAAAACTGATATGCCAGAAATTAATCGTCGATTAGCCAATTTTCATCCCAGCATTTGGGGTGACCGTTTCCTCACATATGCTTCCGAAGACTTGGTAAGCTGCCCCTTTGAGTGTGTGCGTGTATACAGCCTGCGTGTTTTCCTGCCTGTGCAAATTTACAGCTGCGcatatttttgttgtttcaaTTACGCAACCTCAAAACCAACTCAATTAAGCCGTAACATCACTTAAAATTGGGTGTAAAAGATCCGTTCATAACAAAACGTCTACTTTTTATTTGAACATATCATATTCAACTGATGATACAAATGCATATGTTATTCATTGATTTAATTGTTCGTGCAGGAAACTGAGGACAATTTGAAGCTACAAGTTCAGGAAATGAAGGAAGAGGTGAGGAGAATGCTAACATCTCCAGTTGAGGAGCCCTCACAAAAACTAAACTTGATTAATTTACTCCAGCGCTTGGGTGTGTCTTACCATTATGAAAATGAGATTGAAAAAACTTTGCAACAATTACATAGGACACTTTATGATCGTGATGACCAAGAAAATGCAGATGACCTTTATAATGTTGCACTCCAATTTCGGTTACTTAGACAACAAGGTTACTACATTTCATGTGGtaagggttatttattttttattttattttttatactcttCTAAAAGTGATAGCTTGCCTTGTTCTGTTTATACAATTTTCCAATTTATAAGGAGTCTCAATCTTCACATTTAACGTTGAACATACCCTTAAATGAGATCAAGAATATCAATTAACCacataaattttatatcaatccACTCATTTTATGTGATGCATCATATGGTAGACATATTCTCCAAGTTCAAGGACACCAATGGGAATTTCAAGGAATCACTAACAAGTGATGTACGTGGAATGTTAAGCTTGTATGAAGCCACACATCTTAGGGTCCACGGTGAAGATATACTAGATGAAGCTCTTTTGTTCACTGCCCCACAACTTGAGTCTGTAGCATCTTGCTTGAGCCCTCCTCTTGCAGCAGAAGTAAGACATGCCTTAAAGCAGCCTATCCGTAAAGGACTGCCTAGATTAGAGGCAAGACAATATTTTTCTATCTACCAAGAAGACCCTTCACATGATAAATTTCTTCTTACCTTTGCAAAGTTAGATTTCAACTTATTACAGAAACAGCACCAGAAAGAACTTGCCGAGATTGCAAGGTTAGTGATTAAGATATGTTAGAGTAGCAAGTTAATAGTTATAAGCTTGAACATCACTGTATGTTTACAACACATGATTCTATTAATTGTATTTGTATTAGGTGGTGGAAGGACTTGAACTTTTCGAGGAAGCTACCCTTTATTAGAGATAGAGTGATTGAGTGCTACTTTTGGATATTGGGAGTGTACTTTGAGCCAGAATATTGCTTTGCTAGAAGAATATTGACCAAAGTGATTGCAATGACCTCAACTATCGACGACATCTATGATGTTTATGGCACACTTGAAGAGGTTGA from Castanea sativa cultivar Marrone di Chiusa Pesio chromosome 6, ASM4071231v1 includes:
- the LOC142638824 gene encoding (-)-germacrene D synthase-like isoform X2, whose product is MYAQVSAIAAPTKTDMPEINRRLANFHPSIWGDRFLTYASEDLETEDNLKLQVQEMKEERLGVSYHYENEIEKTLQQLHRTLYDRDDQENADDLYNVALQFRLLRQQGYYISCDIFSKFKDTNGNFKESLTSDVRGMLSLYEATHLRVHGEDILDEALLFTAPQLESVASCLSPPLAAEVRHALKQPIRKGLPRLEARQYFSIYQEDPSHDKFLLTFAKLDFNLLQKQHQKELAEIARWWKDLNFSRKLPFIRDRVIECYFWILGVYFEPEYCFARRILTKVIAMTSTIDDIYDVYGTLEEVELFTEAVERWDISAIDQLPEYMKVCYRALLDVYYEMEEKIGEAKSYRVKYAIEAMKNQVRAYFHEAKWFHQKHIPTMDEYMRIALVTSAYSMLATTSLVGMGDIVTKDSFEWLFRDPKIVRASAVVCRLMDDIVSHKFEQKRGHVASAVECYMAERGGTEEEAINEFCKQVTDAWKDINKECLCPTTVPMPILMRILNLARVIDVVYKDEDGYTHAGIVLKDFVTSMLIDPVPF
- the LOC142638824 gene encoding (-)-germacrene D synthase-like isoform X1, with product MYAQVSAIAAPTKTDMPEINRRLANFHPSIWGDRFLTYASEDLETEDNLKLQVQEMKEEVRRMLTSPVEEPSQKLNLINLLQRLGVSYHYENEIEKTLQQLHRTLYDRDDQENADDLYNVALQFRLLRQQGYYISCDIFSKFKDTNGNFKESLTSDVRGMLSLYEATHLRVHGEDILDEALLFTAPQLESVASCLSPPLAAEVRHALKQPIRKGLPRLEARQYFSIYQEDPSHDKFLLTFAKLDFNLLQKQHQKELAEIARWWKDLNFSRKLPFIRDRVIECYFWILGVYFEPEYCFARRILTKVIAMTSTIDDIYDVYGTLEEVELFTEAVERWDISAIDQLPEYMKVCYRALLDVYYEMEEKIGEAKSYRVKYAIEAMKNQVRAYFHEAKWFHQKHIPTMDEYMRIALVTSAYSMLATTSLVGMGDIVTKDSFEWLFRDPKIVRASAVVCRLMDDIVSHKFEQKRGHVASAVECYMAERGGTEEEAINEFCKQVTDAWKDINKECLCPTTVPMPILMRILNLARVIDVVYKDEDGYTHAGIVLKDFVTSMLIDPVPF